In Carassius gibelio isolate Cgi1373 ecotype wild population from Czech Republic chromosome B19, carGib1.2-hapl.c, whole genome shotgun sequence, one DNA window encodes the following:
- the LOC127979496 gene encoding secretory carrier-associated membrane protein 3, with protein MSKYTTFAEAADDHNPFQDPSVTQHSSNTGYATLDLYNPFDNNTTAPPPPYEATSPAAPPAQTPPSKTTPTEPRNYGSYGTQSAVNATTADLLRKQEELERKAKELERRERELNANSLGSGATRQNNWPPLPSFCPVGPCFYQDINVEISQNFQRTVTTMYYYWMFTACTLLFNLISCLAMFCVDPNNGVGFGLAILWVLLFTPCSFVCWYRPVYKAFRSDSSFNFFAFFFIFFTQLVLYILMTIGIPGWGFSGWIVSLAALSKNKAVGAIMMINAVLFTAQAAMGVVLLKRVHSMYRKTGASFQKAQAELTTSVLSNQAVRQAATNATVSAAQGAFTAPR; from the exons GATCCATCAGTGACTCAGCACAGCAGCAACACTGGCTATGCCACGCTGGACCTCTACAACCCCTTTGACAACAACACAACAGCT CCTCCACCTCCATATGAAGCCACATCTCCTGCTGCGCCTCCTGCCCAGACGCCTCCCAGCAAGACCACACCAACCGAGCCCAGGAATTACGGATCCTATGGGACACAG TCTGCAGTAAATGCCACCACAGCAGATCTTTTGAGGAAGCAGGAGGAACTAGaaagaaaagcaaaagagctggagagaagagagagagagctgaatgCAAATTCACTTGGGTCTGGAGCCA CTCGTCAGAATAATTGGCCCCCATTGCCCTCCTTCTGCCCGGTGGGACCGTGCTTCTATCAGGACATTAATGTGGAGATTAGCCAAAACTTCCAGCGCACTGTCACCACTATGTACTACTACTGGATGT TCACAGCATGCACCTTGCTCTTTAATCTCATCTCCTGTTTGGCTATGTTCTGTGTGGATCCCAATAATGGAGTTGGTTTCGGCCTTGCCATACTCTGGGTTCTCCTCTTCACCCCCTGCTCCTTTGTTTGTTGGTACAGGCCTGTGTACAAAGCCTTCAG GAGTGACAGTTCCTTCAACTTCTTTGCatttttcttcatcttcttcacCCAACTGGTGCTTTATATTTTGATGACTATCGGTATCCCTGGCTGGGGCTTCAG TGGCTGGATCGTGAGTTTAGCCGCTCTTAGCAAGAACAAGGCAGTGGGTGCGATCATGATGATAAATGCTGTGCTCTTCACTGCTCAGGCGGCTATGGGAGTGGTGTTGCTCAAGAGG GTTCATTCTATGTACAGGAAGACCGGAGCAAGCTTTCAGAAGGCCCAGGCTGAGTTAACTACCAGTGTGCTTTCCAATCAGGCAGTGCGCCAGGCAGCCACCAATGCCACTGTTTCTGCCGCACAAGGCGCCTTCACCGCACCCCGGTAG